Proteins encoded together in one Pseudoxanthomonas sp. Root65 window:
- a CDS encoding NADH-quinone oxidoreductase subunit D — translation MSNPQSGVAFASNPAEGKQEIRNYTLNFGPQHPAAHGVLRLILEMDGETIVRADPHVGLLHRGTEKLAESKPFNQSIGYMDRLDYVSMMCNEHAYVRAIETLMGIEAPERAQYIRTMFDEITRILNHLMWVGSNALDLGAMAVMLYAFREREELMDCYEAVSGARMHATYYRPGGVYRDLPDRMPKYKESPWRKGKALKQFNQAREGSLLDFLEDFTNEFPKRVDEYETLLTDNRIWKQRTVGIGVVSPEQARALGMTGAMLRGSGIAWDLRKKQPYAKYDVVDFDIPVGVNGDCYDRYLVRVAEMRQSNRIIQQCVKWLKANPGPVMVQNFKVAPPSREEMKDDMEALIHHFKLFSEGYCVPAGETYAAVEAPKGEFGCYLVSDGANKPFRVKLRAPGFAHLSSMDEIVRGHMLPDVVAMIGTYDLVFGEVDR, via the coding sequence GAACTTCGGTCCGCAGCATCCGGCTGCGCACGGCGTGCTGCGCCTGATCCTGGAGATGGACGGCGAGACCATCGTGCGCGCCGATCCCCATGTGGGCCTGCTGCACCGTGGCACCGAGAAGCTGGCCGAGTCCAAGCCGTTCAACCAGTCGATCGGCTACATGGACCGCCTCGACTACGTGTCGATGATGTGCAACGAGCACGCCTACGTGCGCGCCATCGAGACCCTGATGGGCATCGAGGCGCCCGAGCGTGCGCAGTACATCCGCACGATGTTCGACGAGATCACCCGCATCCTGAACCACCTGATGTGGGTCGGTTCCAATGCGCTCGATCTCGGCGCCATGGCGGTCATGCTGTACGCCTTCCGCGAGCGCGAAGAGCTGATGGACTGCTACGAGGCCGTCAGCGGTGCGCGCATGCACGCGACCTATTACCGCCCGGGCGGCGTGTACCGCGACCTGCCGGACCGCATGCCGAAGTACAAGGAATCGCCCTGGCGCAAGGGCAAGGCACTCAAGCAGTTCAACCAGGCGCGCGAAGGCTCGCTGCTGGACTTCCTGGAAGACTTCACCAACGAGTTCCCCAAGCGCGTCGACGAATACGAGACGCTGCTGACCGACAACCGCATCTGGAAGCAGCGCACCGTCGGTATCGGCGTGGTCTCGCCCGAACAGGCGCGTGCGCTGGGCATGACCGGCGCGATGCTGCGCGGTTCCGGCATCGCTTGGGACCTGCGCAAGAAGCAGCCGTACGCCAAGTACGACGTCGTCGATTTCGATATCCCGGTGGGCGTCAACGGCGACTGCTACGACCGTTACCTGGTCCGCGTGGCCGAGATGCGCCAGTCCAACCGCATCATCCAGCAGTGCGTGAAGTGGCTGAAGGCCAACCCCGGCCCGGTCATGGTGCAGAACTTCAAGGTCGCGCCGCCCTCCCGCGAGGAGATGAAGGACGACATGGAAGCGCTGATCCATCACTTCAAGCTGTTCAGCGAAGGCTACTGCGTGCCGGCCGGCGAGACCTACGCCGCGGTCGAAGCGCCGAAGGGCGAGTTCGGCTGCTACCTGGTGTCCGACGGCGCCAACAAGCCCTTCCGCGTGAAGTTGCGCGCACCGGGTTTCGCGCACCTGTCCTCGATGGACGAGATCGTGCGCGGCCACATGCTCCCCGACGTCGTCGCGATGATCGGTACTTATGACCTTGTCTTTGGTGAGGTGGACCGATGA